In Carassius carassius chromosome 5, fCarCar2.1, whole genome shotgun sequence, one genomic interval encodes:
- the LOC132141572 gene encoding ubiquitin carboxyl-terminal hydrolase 30-like isoform X7, with protein sequence MNQSMTFTFNHLADAFIQSDLQMRTIEAIRSTREQQQYSSAMISLSMRFVFMCSDFFNIVTSLLSVIDKTKTLICSLCFRNKMMKNWGVIGGVAAAMAAGVYVLWGPISDRKKRRKGMVPGLLNLGNTCFMNSLLQGLAACPSFIRWLEDFTSESSVHPERTDRETHLSSSLMQLLKALSSHDPGEDDVLDAGALLEALRLYRWHISSFEEQDAHELFHVLTSSLEEEQEHQPRVAHLFDMQTLEKSVESKEKNISCRSGGPLHPIPSLWRTRHPFHGRLTSYMACKRCEQQNPVHYDSFDSLSLPIPSLQWSRPVTLDQCLQHFISSETIKEVECENCTKQQAGELVNGEVLESQRTTFVKQLKLGKLPQCLCIHLQRLTWSKEGTSIKRQEHVQFTEYLSLDRYKHCTAGQNLQTNSRTNRPKALGDPKDKTIANGVAAQSISFA encoded by the exons ATGAATCAGagcatgacatttacatttaatcatttagcagacgcttttatccaaagcgacttacaaatgagaacaatagaagcaatcagatcaacaagagaacaacaacagtattcaAGTGCCATGATAAGTCTTAGCATGAGATTTGTTTTTATGTGTTCTGATTTTTTTAACATTGTCACTTCATTGCTGTCTGTGATAGACAAAACCAAAACACTTATTTGTTCTTTGTGTTTCAGGAACAAGATGATGAAAAACTGGGGTGTGATTGGTGGAGTAGCTGCTGCCATGGCTGCTGGAGTCTATGTATTATGGGGCCCAATTTCAGACAGGAAGAAAAGGAGAAAAG GAATGGTTCCTGGTCTGCTAAATCTGGGGAACACGTGCTTTATGAACTCACTTCTCCAGGGCCTGGCAGCGTGTCCTTCCTTCATCAGATGGCTTGAAGACTTTACAAGCGAAAGCAGCGTCCATCCAGAGAGAACGGATAGAGAGACTCATCTGTCCAGCTCTCTGATGCAGTTACTTAAAG CCCTGTCAAGTCATGATCCCGGAGAAGATGATGTTTTAGATGCGGGAGCCCTCTTAGAAGCTCTCAGGCTTTACAGATGGCACATTAGCTCCTTCGAGGAACAG GATGCTCATGAGCTCTTTCACGTCCTCACATCTTCATTAGAGGAGGAACAGGAACACCAACCCAGAGTCGCTCATCTGTTCGACATGCAAACACTGGAG AAATCTGTGgagtcaaaagaaaaaaacataagctGCAGAAGTGGAG GCCCATTACATCCTATTCCAAGTTTATGGAGGACTCGGCACCCTTTTCATGGGCGGTTAACTAGTTATATGGCTTGCAAACGCTGTGAGCAGCAG AATCCTGTGCACTATGATTCTTTCGATAGCTTGTCTCTTCCTATCCCGTCACTACAGTGG AGCAGACCAGTTACTTTGGACCAGTGTCTCCAGCATTTCATCTCCTCTGAAACCATCAAAGAAGTGGAGTGTGAAAACTGTACAAAG CAGCAGGCTGGAGAGCTTGTGAATGGAGAAGTCCTTGAGAGTCAGAGGACAACATTTGTCAAGCAGCTGAAACTTGGAAAG TTGCCTCAGTGCCTCTGCATCCATCTGCAGAGATTGACATGGTCTAAAGAGGGCACTTCCATTAAAAGACAAGAGCATGTTCAGTTTACTGAATATTTGTCTCTGGATCGATACAAACATTGTACAGCTGGTCAGAACCTCCAGACCAACAGCAGAACAAACAGGCCCAAAGCTCTCGGAGACCCAAAAGACAAAACCATTGCTAACGGTGTTG CAGCTCAGAGTATCTCTTTCGCTTGA
- the LOC132141572 gene encoding ubiquitin carboxyl-terminal hydrolase 30-like isoform X5, with the protein MEAAVALEASRHSLLLLNKMMKNWGVIGGVAAAMAAGVYVLWGPISDRKKRRKGMVPGLLNLGNTCFMNSLLQGLAACPSFIRWLEDFTSESSVHPERTDRETHLSSSLMQLLKALSSHDPGEDDVLDAGALLEALRLYRWHISSFEEQDAHELFHVLTSSLEEEQEHQPRVAHLFDMQTLEKSVESKEKNISCRSGGPLHPIPSLWRTRHPFHGRLTSYMACKRCEQQNPVHYDSFDSLSLPIPSLQWSRPVTLDQCLQHFISSETIKEVECENCTKQQAGELVNGEVLESQRTTFVKQLKLGKLPQCLCIHLQRLTWSKEGTSIKRQEHVQFTEYLSLDRYKHCTAGQNLQTNSRTNRPKALGDPKDKTIANGVDSEHCNNNKPLSNGAFPSIFLHSPGLSSQLNLTYDYSSSEYLFRLTAVLVHHGDMHSGHFVTYRRCPAAPCGTSAFSSQWLWVSDDLVRKASLQEALSSSAYLLFYERVRRFGLRVEE; encoded by the exons ATGGAGGCAGCTGTTGCACTGGAGGCCAGCAGACATTCGCTTTTATTACT GAACAAGATGATGAAAAACTGGGGTGTGATTGGTGGAGTAGCTGCTGCCATGGCTGCTGGAGTCTATGTATTATGGGGCCCAATTTCAGACAGGAAGAAAAGGAGAAAAG GAATGGTTCCTGGTCTGCTAAATCTGGGGAACACGTGCTTTATGAACTCACTTCTCCAGGGCCTGGCAGCGTGTCCTTCCTTCATCAGATGGCTTGAAGACTTTACAAGCGAAAGCAGCGTCCATCCAGAGAGAACGGATAGAGAGACTCATCTGTCCAGCTCTCTGATGCAGTTACTTAAAG CCCTGTCAAGTCATGATCCCGGAGAAGATGATGTTTTAGATGCGGGAGCCCTCTTAGAAGCTCTCAGGCTTTACAGATGGCACATTAGCTCCTTCGAGGAACAG GATGCTCATGAGCTCTTTCACGTCCTCACATCTTCATTAGAGGAGGAACAGGAACACCAACCCAGAGTCGCTCATCTGTTCGACATGCAAACACTGGAG AAATCTGTGgagtcaaaagaaaaaaacataagctGCAGAAGTGGAG GCCCATTACATCCTATTCCAAGTTTATGGAGGACTCGGCACCCTTTTCATGGGCGGTTAACTAGTTATATGGCTTGCAAACGCTGTGAGCAGCAG AATCCTGTGCACTATGATTCTTTCGATAGCTTGTCTCTTCCTATCCCGTCACTACAGTGG AGCAGACCAGTTACTTTGGACCAGTGTCTCCAGCATTTCATCTCCTCTGAAACCATCAAAGAAGTGGAGTGTGAAAACTGTACAAAG CAGCAGGCTGGAGAGCTTGTGAATGGAGAAGTCCTTGAGAGTCAGAGGACAACATTTGTCAAGCAGCTGAAACTTGGAAAG TTGCCTCAGTGCCTCTGCATCCATCTGCAGAGATTGACATGGTCTAAAGAGGGCACTTCCATTAAAAGACAAGAGCATGTTCAGTTTACTGAATATTTGTCTCTGGATCGATACAAACATTGTACAGCTGGTCAGAACCTCCAGACCAACAGCAGAACAAACAGGCCCAAAGCTCTCGGAGACCCAAAAGACAAAACCATTGCTAACGGTGTTG ATTCAGAACACTGTAACAATAATAAGCCACTGTCCAATGGAGCCTTTCCCTCCATCTTTCTGCACTCACCAGGACTGAGCTCACAGCTCAACCTCACTTATGACTACAG CAGCTCAGAGTATCTCTTTCGCTTGACGGCTGTCCTGGTTCATCATGGAGACATGCACTCTGGACACTTTGTCACTTACCGCCGCTGCCCTGCAGCTCCCTGTGGAACGTCTGCTTTTAGCTCCCAGTGGCTCTGGGTGTCTGATGATTTGGTGAGGAAAGCCAGTCTCCAGGAGGCGCTCTCCTCCAGCGCATATCTGCTCTTTTACGAACGAGTGCGAAGGTTTGGTCTGAGGGTGGAAGAGTAG
- the LOC132141572 gene encoding ubiquitin carboxyl-terminal hydrolase 30-like isoform X1, producing MNQSMTFTFNHLADAFIQSDLQMRTIEAIRSTREQQQYSSAMISLSMRFVFMCSDFFNIVTSLLSVIDKTKTLICSLCFRNKMMKNWGVIGGVAAAMAAGVYVLWGPISDRKKRRKGMVPGLLNLGNTCFMNSLLQGLAACPSFIRWLEDFTSESSVHPERTDRETHLSSSLMQLLKALSSHDPGEDDVLDAGALLEALRLYRWHISSFEEQDAHELFHVLTSSLEEEQEHQPRVAHLFDMQTLEKSVESKEKNISCRSGGPLHPIPSLWRTRHPFHGRLTSYMACKRCEQQNPVHYDSFDSLSLPIPSLQWSRPVTLDQCLQHFISSETIKEVECENCTKQQAGELVNGEVLESQRTTFVKQLKLGKLPQCLCIHLQRLTWSKEGTSIKRQEHVQFTEYLSLDRYKHCTAGQNLQTNSRTNRPKALGDPKDKTIANGVDSEHCNNNKPLSNGAFPSIFLHSPGLSSQLNLTYDYSSSEYLFRLTAVLVHHGDMHSGHFVTYRRCPAAPCGTSAFSSQWLWVSDDLVRKASLQEALSSSAYLLFYERVRRFGLRVEE from the exons ATGAATCAGagcatgacatttacatttaatcatttagcagacgcttttatccaaagcgacttacaaatgagaacaatagaagcaatcagatcaacaagagaacaacaacagtattcaAGTGCCATGATAAGTCTTAGCATGAGATTTGTTTTTATGTGTTCTGATTTTTTTAACATTGTCACTTCATTGCTGTCTGTGATAGACAAAACCAAAACACTTATTTGTTCTTTGTGTTTCAGGAACAAGATGATGAAAAACTGGGGTGTGATTGGTGGAGTAGCTGCTGCCATGGCTGCTGGAGTCTATGTATTATGGGGCCCAATTTCAGACAGGAAGAAAAGGAGAAAAG GAATGGTTCCTGGTCTGCTAAATCTGGGGAACACGTGCTTTATGAACTCACTTCTCCAGGGCCTGGCAGCGTGTCCTTCCTTCATCAGATGGCTTGAAGACTTTACAAGCGAAAGCAGCGTCCATCCAGAGAGAACGGATAGAGAGACTCATCTGTCCAGCTCTCTGATGCAGTTACTTAAAG CCCTGTCAAGTCATGATCCCGGAGAAGATGATGTTTTAGATGCGGGAGCCCTCTTAGAAGCTCTCAGGCTTTACAGATGGCACATTAGCTCCTTCGAGGAACAG GATGCTCATGAGCTCTTTCACGTCCTCACATCTTCATTAGAGGAGGAACAGGAACACCAACCCAGAGTCGCTCATCTGTTCGACATGCAAACACTGGAG AAATCTGTGgagtcaaaagaaaaaaacataagctGCAGAAGTGGAG GCCCATTACATCCTATTCCAAGTTTATGGAGGACTCGGCACCCTTTTCATGGGCGGTTAACTAGTTATATGGCTTGCAAACGCTGTGAGCAGCAG AATCCTGTGCACTATGATTCTTTCGATAGCTTGTCTCTTCCTATCCCGTCACTACAGTGG AGCAGACCAGTTACTTTGGACCAGTGTCTCCAGCATTTCATCTCCTCTGAAACCATCAAAGAAGTGGAGTGTGAAAACTGTACAAAG CAGCAGGCTGGAGAGCTTGTGAATGGAGAAGTCCTTGAGAGTCAGAGGACAACATTTGTCAAGCAGCTGAAACTTGGAAAG TTGCCTCAGTGCCTCTGCATCCATCTGCAGAGATTGACATGGTCTAAAGAGGGCACTTCCATTAAAAGACAAGAGCATGTTCAGTTTACTGAATATTTGTCTCTGGATCGATACAAACATTGTACAGCTGGTCAGAACCTCCAGACCAACAGCAGAACAAACAGGCCCAAAGCTCTCGGAGACCCAAAAGACAAAACCATTGCTAACGGTGTTG ATTCAGAACACTGTAACAATAATAAGCCACTGTCCAATGGAGCCTTTCCCTCCATCTTTCTGCACTCACCAGGACTGAGCTCACAGCTCAACCTCACTTATGACTACAG CAGCTCAGAGTATCTCTTTCGCTTGACGGCTGTCCTGGTTCATCATGGAGACATGCACTCTGGACACTTTGTCACTTACCGCCGCTGCCCTGCAGCTCCCTGTGGAACGTCTGCTTTTAGCTCCCAGTGGCTCTGGGTGTCTGATGATTTGGTGAGGAAAGCCAGTCTCCAGGAGGCGCTCTCCTCCAGCGCATATCTGCTCTTTTACGAACGAGTGCGAAGGTTTGGTCTGAGGGTGGAAGAGTAG
- the LOC132141572 gene encoding ubiquitin carboxyl-terminal hydrolase 30-like isoform X4 — protein MPWCKHGATDKLVREFLRTRAAARNKMMKNWGVIGGVAAAMAAGVYVLWGPISDRKKRRKGMVPGLLNLGNTCFMNSLLQGLAACPSFIRWLEDFTSESSVHPERTDRETHLSSSLMQLLKALSSHDPGEDDVLDAGALLEALRLYRWHISSFEEQDAHELFHVLTSSLEEEQEHQPRVAHLFDMQTLEKSVESKEKNISCRSGGPLHPIPSLWRTRHPFHGRLTSYMACKRCEQQNPVHYDSFDSLSLPIPSLQWSRPVTLDQCLQHFISSETIKEVECENCTKQQAGELVNGEVLESQRTTFVKQLKLGKLPQCLCIHLQRLTWSKEGTSIKRQEHVQFTEYLSLDRYKHCTAGQNLQTNSRTNRPKALGDPKDKTIANGVDSEHCNNNKPLSNGAFPSIFLHSPGLSSQLNLTYDYSSSEYLFRLTAVLVHHGDMHSGHFVTYRRCPAAPCGTSAFSSQWLWVSDDLVRKASLQEALSSSAYLLFYERVRRFGLRVEE, from the exons ATGCCTTGGTGCAAACACGGAGCTACAGACAAGCTCGTCAGAGAGTTCTTACGCACTAGAGCCGCTGCAAG GAACAAGATGATGAAAAACTGGGGTGTGATTGGTGGAGTAGCTGCTGCCATGGCTGCTGGAGTCTATGTATTATGGGGCCCAATTTCAGACAGGAAGAAAAGGAGAAAAG GAATGGTTCCTGGTCTGCTAAATCTGGGGAACACGTGCTTTATGAACTCACTTCTCCAGGGCCTGGCAGCGTGTCCTTCCTTCATCAGATGGCTTGAAGACTTTACAAGCGAAAGCAGCGTCCATCCAGAGAGAACGGATAGAGAGACTCATCTGTCCAGCTCTCTGATGCAGTTACTTAAAG CCCTGTCAAGTCATGATCCCGGAGAAGATGATGTTTTAGATGCGGGAGCCCTCTTAGAAGCTCTCAGGCTTTACAGATGGCACATTAGCTCCTTCGAGGAACAG GATGCTCATGAGCTCTTTCACGTCCTCACATCTTCATTAGAGGAGGAACAGGAACACCAACCCAGAGTCGCTCATCTGTTCGACATGCAAACACTGGAG AAATCTGTGgagtcaaaagaaaaaaacataagctGCAGAAGTGGAG GCCCATTACATCCTATTCCAAGTTTATGGAGGACTCGGCACCCTTTTCATGGGCGGTTAACTAGTTATATGGCTTGCAAACGCTGTGAGCAGCAG AATCCTGTGCACTATGATTCTTTCGATAGCTTGTCTCTTCCTATCCCGTCACTACAGTGG AGCAGACCAGTTACTTTGGACCAGTGTCTCCAGCATTTCATCTCCTCTGAAACCATCAAAGAAGTGGAGTGTGAAAACTGTACAAAG CAGCAGGCTGGAGAGCTTGTGAATGGAGAAGTCCTTGAGAGTCAGAGGACAACATTTGTCAAGCAGCTGAAACTTGGAAAG TTGCCTCAGTGCCTCTGCATCCATCTGCAGAGATTGACATGGTCTAAAGAGGGCACTTCCATTAAAAGACAAGAGCATGTTCAGTTTACTGAATATTTGTCTCTGGATCGATACAAACATTGTACAGCTGGTCAGAACCTCCAGACCAACAGCAGAACAAACAGGCCCAAAGCTCTCGGAGACCCAAAAGACAAAACCATTGCTAACGGTGTTG ATTCAGAACACTGTAACAATAATAAGCCACTGTCCAATGGAGCCTTTCCCTCCATCTTTCTGCACTCACCAGGACTGAGCTCACAGCTCAACCTCACTTATGACTACAG CAGCTCAGAGTATCTCTTTCGCTTGACGGCTGTCCTGGTTCATCATGGAGACATGCACTCTGGACACTTTGTCACTTACCGCCGCTGCCCTGCAGCTCCCTGTGGAACGTCTGCTTTTAGCTCCCAGTGGCTCTGGGTGTCTGATGATTTGGTGAGGAAAGCCAGTCTCCAGGAGGCGCTCTCCTCCAGCGCATATCTGCTCTTTTACGAACGAGTGCGAAGGTTTGGTCTGAGGGTGGAAGAGTAG
- the LOC132141572 gene encoding ubiquitin carboxyl-terminal hydrolase 30-like isoform X2 yields MNQSMTFTFNHLADAFIQSDLQMRTIEAIRSTREQQQYSSAMISLSMRFVFMCSDFFNIVTSLLSVIDKTKTLICSLCFRNKMMKNWGVIGGVAAAMAAGVYVLWGPISDRKKRRKGMVPGLLNLGNTCFMNSLLQGLAACPSFIRWLEDFTSESSVHPERTDRETHLSSSLMQLLKALSSHDPGEDDVLDAGALLEALRLYRWHISSFEEQDAHELFHVLTSSLEEEQEHQPRVAHLFDMQTLEKSVESKEKNISCRSGGPLHPIPSLWRTRHPFHGRLTSYMACKRCEQQNPVHYDSFDSLSLPIPSLQWSRPVTLDQCLQHFISSETIKEVECENCTKQQAGELVNGEVLESQRTTFVKQLKLGKLPQCLCIHLQRLTWSKEGTSIKRQEHVQFTEYLSLDRYKHCTAGQNLQTNSRTNRPKALGDPKDKTIANGVDSEHCNNNKPLSNGAFPSIFLHSPGLSSQLNLTYDYSSEYLFRLTAVLVHHGDMHSGHFVTYRRCPAAPCGTSAFSSQWLWVSDDLVRKASLQEALSSSAYLLFYERVRRFGLRVEE; encoded by the exons ATGAATCAGagcatgacatttacatttaatcatttagcagacgcttttatccaaagcgacttacaaatgagaacaatagaagcaatcagatcaacaagagaacaacaacagtattcaAGTGCCATGATAAGTCTTAGCATGAGATTTGTTTTTATGTGTTCTGATTTTTTTAACATTGTCACTTCATTGCTGTCTGTGATAGACAAAACCAAAACACTTATTTGTTCTTTGTGTTTCAGGAACAAGATGATGAAAAACTGGGGTGTGATTGGTGGAGTAGCTGCTGCCATGGCTGCTGGAGTCTATGTATTATGGGGCCCAATTTCAGACAGGAAGAAAAGGAGAAAAG GAATGGTTCCTGGTCTGCTAAATCTGGGGAACACGTGCTTTATGAACTCACTTCTCCAGGGCCTGGCAGCGTGTCCTTCCTTCATCAGATGGCTTGAAGACTTTACAAGCGAAAGCAGCGTCCATCCAGAGAGAACGGATAGAGAGACTCATCTGTCCAGCTCTCTGATGCAGTTACTTAAAG CCCTGTCAAGTCATGATCCCGGAGAAGATGATGTTTTAGATGCGGGAGCCCTCTTAGAAGCTCTCAGGCTTTACAGATGGCACATTAGCTCCTTCGAGGAACAG GATGCTCATGAGCTCTTTCACGTCCTCACATCTTCATTAGAGGAGGAACAGGAACACCAACCCAGAGTCGCTCATCTGTTCGACATGCAAACACTGGAG AAATCTGTGgagtcaaaagaaaaaaacataagctGCAGAAGTGGAG GCCCATTACATCCTATTCCAAGTTTATGGAGGACTCGGCACCCTTTTCATGGGCGGTTAACTAGTTATATGGCTTGCAAACGCTGTGAGCAGCAG AATCCTGTGCACTATGATTCTTTCGATAGCTTGTCTCTTCCTATCCCGTCACTACAGTGG AGCAGACCAGTTACTTTGGACCAGTGTCTCCAGCATTTCATCTCCTCTGAAACCATCAAAGAAGTGGAGTGTGAAAACTGTACAAAG CAGCAGGCTGGAGAGCTTGTGAATGGAGAAGTCCTTGAGAGTCAGAGGACAACATTTGTCAAGCAGCTGAAACTTGGAAAG TTGCCTCAGTGCCTCTGCATCCATCTGCAGAGATTGACATGGTCTAAAGAGGGCACTTCCATTAAAAGACAAGAGCATGTTCAGTTTACTGAATATTTGTCTCTGGATCGATACAAACATTGTACAGCTGGTCAGAACCTCCAGACCAACAGCAGAACAAACAGGCCCAAAGCTCTCGGAGACCCAAAAGACAAAACCATTGCTAACGGTGTTG ATTCAGAACACTGTAACAATAATAAGCCACTGTCCAATGGAGCCTTTCCCTCCATCTTTCTGCACTCACCAGGACTGAGCTCACAGCTCAACCTCACTTATGACTACAG CTCAGAGTATCTCTTTCGCTTGACGGCTGTCCTGGTTCATCATGGAGACATGCACTCTGGACACTTTGTCACTTACCGCCGCTGCCCTGCAGCTCCCTGTGGAACGTCTGCTTTTAGCTCCCAGTGGCTCTGGGTGTCTGATGATTTGGTGAGGAAAGCCAGTCTCCAGGAGGCGCTCTCCTCCAGCGCATATCTGCTCTTTTACGAACGAGTGCGAAGGTTTGGTCTGAGGGTGGAAGAGTAG
- the LOC132141572 gene encoding ubiquitin carboxyl-terminal hydrolase 30-like isoform X3 → MNQSMTFTFNHLADAFIQSDLQMRTIEAIRSTREQQQYSSAMISLSMRFVFMCSDFFNIVTSLLSVIDKTKTLICSLCFRNKMMKNWGVIGGVAAAMAAGVYVLWGPISDRKKRRKGMVPGLLNLGNTCFMNSLLQGLAACPSFIRWLEDFTSESSVHPERTDRETHLSSSLMQLLKALSSHDPGEDDVLDAGALLEALRLYRWHISSFEEQDAHELFHVLTSSLEEEQEHQPRVAHLFDMQTLEKSVESKEKNISCRSGGPLHPIPSLWRTRHPFHGRLTSYMACKRCEQQNPVHYDSFDSLSLPIPSLQWSRPVTLDQCLQHFISSETIKEVECENCTKQAGELVNGEVLESQRTTFVKQLKLGKLPQCLCIHLQRLTWSKEGTSIKRQEHVQFTEYLSLDRYKHCTAGQNLQTNSRTNRPKALGDPKDKTIANGVDSEHCNNNKPLSNGAFPSIFLHSPGLSSQLNLTYDYSSSEYLFRLTAVLVHHGDMHSGHFVTYRRCPAAPCGTSAFSSQWLWVSDDLVRKASLQEALSSSAYLLFYERVRRFGLRVEE, encoded by the exons ATGAATCAGagcatgacatttacatttaatcatttagcagacgcttttatccaaagcgacttacaaatgagaacaatagaagcaatcagatcaacaagagaacaacaacagtattcaAGTGCCATGATAAGTCTTAGCATGAGATTTGTTTTTATGTGTTCTGATTTTTTTAACATTGTCACTTCATTGCTGTCTGTGATAGACAAAACCAAAACACTTATTTGTTCTTTGTGTTTCAGGAACAAGATGATGAAAAACTGGGGTGTGATTGGTGGAGTAGCTGCTGCCATGGCTGCTGGAGTCTATGTATTATGGGGCCCAATTTCAGACAGGAAGAAAAGGAGAAAAG GAATGGTTCCTGGTCTGCTAAATCTGGGGAACACGTGCTTTATGAACTCACTTCTCCAGGGCCTGGCAGCGTGTCCTTCCTTCATCAGATGGCTTGAAGACTTTACAAGCGAAAGCAGCGTCCATCCAGAGAGAACGGATAGAGAGACTCATCTGTCCAGCTCTCTGATGCAGTTACTTAAAG CCCTGTCAAGTCATGATCCCGGAGAAGATGATGTTTTAGATGCGGGAGCCCTCTTAGAAGCTCTCAGGCTTTACAGATGGCACATTAGCTCCTTCGAGGAACAG GATGCTCATGAGCTCTTTCACGTCCTCACATCTTCATTAGAGGAGGAACAGGAACACCAACCCAGAGTCGCTCATCTGTTCGACATGCAAACACTGGAG AAATCTGTGgagtcaaaagaaaaaaacataagctGCAGAAGTGGAG GCCCATTACATCCTATTCCAAGTTTATGGAGGACTCGGCACCCTTTTCATGGGCGGTTAACTAGTTATATGGCTTGCAAACGCTGTGAGCAGCAG AATCCTGTGCACTATGATTCTTTCGATAGCTTGTCTCTTCCTATCCCGTCACTACAGTGG AGCAGACCAGTTACTTTGGACCAGTGTCTCCAGCATTTCATCTCCTCTGAAACCATCAAAGAAGTGGAGTGTGAAAACTGTACAAAG CAGGCTGGAGAGCTTGTGAATGGAGAAGTCCTTGAGAGTCAGAGGACAACATTTGTCAAGCAGCTGAAACTTGGAAAG TTGCCTCAGTGCCTCTGCATCCATCTGCAGAGATTGACATGGTCTAAAGAGGGCACTTCCATTAAAAGACAAGAGCATGTTCAGTTTACTGAATATTTGTCTCTGGATCGATACAAACATTGTACAGCTGGTCAGAACCTCCAGACCAACAGCAGAACAAACAGGCCCAAAGCTCTCGGAGACCCAAAAGACAAAACCATTGCTAACGGTGTTG ATTCAGAACACTGTAACAATAATAAGCCACTGTCCAATGGAGCCTTTCCCTCCATCTTTCTGCACTCACCAGGACTGAGCTCACAGCTCAACCTCACTTATGACTACAG CAGCTCAGAGTATCTCTTTCGCTTGACGGCTGTCCTGGTTCATCATGGAGACATGCACTCTGGACACTTTGTCACTTACCGCCGCTGCCCTGCAGCTCCCTGTGGAACGTCTGCTTTTAGCTCCCAGTGGCTCTGGGTGTCTGATGATTTGGTGAGGAAAGCCAGTCTCCAGGAGGCGCTCTCCTCCAGCGCATATCTGCTCTTTTACGAACGAGTGCGAAGGTTTGGTCTGAGGGTGGAAGAGTAG